The Pyrenophora tritici-repentis strain M4 chromosome 8, whole genome shotgun sequence genome contains a region encoding:
- a CDS encoding DUF2235 multi-domain protein, which translates to MADDKPWCRRLVVCCDGTWQSSVTSKANVPSNVTKLCRLIARTGSDRYDPTKKFHQIVYYDSGIGTGDLSHSEASRQGGTGAGLAENVIEAYNFIVQNYLPGDEIFCFGFSRGAYTARAVAGLVSDIGVISPVNMQLFPELYSLYMKTEVGVDFRDSDGWKCFTEGKLSEHGEELLRQGKTLEELKELSEKSVDKKQGAEVWTIRPHGDLAVSQESRKVTVVGVWDTVGALGIPDVVGLNFSRERAQYAFHNVKLTENIEHAFQALAMDERREAFRPTLWYIPCDVINDKTKKTPDLKQVWFPGVHTNCGGGSQDALEDMKEDAESKHHSTNSIINADIVTQTSLQQRSAGCSKSSLPTFPSTERPSTTTWSNISAGSTASVTPAPTTTPGRLRNTPAISLHCLRSLLAATSVLHPSHPAPNRHHTRTI; encoded by the exons ATGGCTGATGATAAGCCCTGGTGCCGAAGGCTCGTCGTCTGCTGCGACGGCACCTGGCAGTCCAGCGTTACCAGCAAGGCAAACGTCCCGTCCAATGTCACCAAGCTCTGCCGCCTCATTGCCCGTACCGGCTCAGACCGATACGACCCAACGAAGAAGTTCCACCAGATTGTCTATTACGATTCCGGTATAGGAACTGGAGATTTGAGCCATTCGGAAGCCAGTCGACAGGGCGGAACTGGCGCAGGTCTCGCGGAGAATGTCATTGAGGCTTACAACTTCATTGTGCAGAACTACTTGCCAGGCGATGAGATCTTCTGCTTTGGCTTCTCGAGGGGCGCCTATACCGCACGTGCAGTTGCCGGATTAGTGTCTGATATTGGTGTCATCTCACCAGTCAACATGCAGCTTTTCCCGGAACTGTACAGTCTGTACATGAAGACTGAAGTGGGCGTGGACTTCCGGGACTCGGATGGGTGGAAGTGTTTCACGGAAGGCAAGCTCAGTGAACATGGAGAGGAATTATTGCGTCAGGGCAAGACATTGGAGGAGCTGAAGGAGCTCTCTGAAAAGAGTGTTGATAAGAAGCAAGGGGCAGAGGTTTGGACGATTCGGCCGCATGGGGATCTTGCGGTAAGTCAAGAGAGCAGGAAAGTGACGGTTGTTGGTGTCTGGGACACTGTTGGTGCTTTGGGAATACCGGACGTCGTTGGCCTGAACTTCTCTCGTGAGAGGGCACAGTATGCTTTCCACAACGTCAAGTTGACCGAAA ATATTGAGCATGCGTTCCAAGCACTAGCAATGGACGAACGGCGCGAAGCTTTTCGTCCGACTCTGTGGTATATCCCATGCGATGTCATCAATGACAAGACGAAGAAAACGCCTGATCTGAAGCAAGTCTGG TTCCCAGGCGTCCACACAAACTGCGGAGGTGGCTCGCAAGACGCATTGGAGGACATGAAGGAAGATGCAGAGAGTAAGCATCACTCTACCAATTCCATTATCAATGCTGACATTGTTACCCAGACATCGCTACAGCAACGTTCTGCTGGATGCTCCAAGTCATCGCTCCCTACCTTTCCATCGACCGAAAGGCCTTCGACGACTACATGGAGCAATATCAGCGCTGGCTCTACCGCATCCGTTACGCCTGCACCTACCACCACGCCGGGCAGATTGAGAAATACGCCAGCTATCTCCCTACACTGCCTGCGCTCCCTTTTAGCAGCTACTTCAGTCCTGCACCCAAGTCACCCCGCCCCAAACCGCCACCACACACGCACGATCTGA
- a CDS encoding nitrogen regulatory protein OTam has protein sequence MTAVAMQQPAMGPRPVVSIAPARPRTIHKSPPGKETLSKPTSNNGSVSNIRSRRERPCDACRRRKSRCVIHEGAALCVLCEFHKQECTFVQSPLPRKRKVVDGEKKDSPNNTKKRSVDSDPPPLALSTPTITATAPSPPPLAPPPQLSQLATLHLPQLGETLGLQRRQHSRYIGLSSPFDSLLIGLSQFDTRNESTFDLGTLRRVNDHECFIMLPDENTQDFAGESEALSQVEQLVHPHGPALLDLYFQVVHPNYPIIQKHLFVERYRNGDRSFSPALLAGMYILALNWWTLNPKLANYSKPDASRLETIAMKALTLAMERPKLSTVQAGLLLLQRPEADSWSLTTQLVAIGQELGLHLDCSSWSVPLWERGLRKRIAWALYMQDKWSSLIHGRPSHIFNANWAVKPITEEDFVEEGDGYDTRQEETEDEQTDNHRGRILFAQMIGLTQIMAEVMDTFYTQTAIQDFANAGKKSTDMILARAKPVQIKLRQWHEKLPAEVKMTVPEKGKLTSTGYLHLAYFATEITLHRRIVQSLDSTVRDSYGLFMCRNAAKTRLISAMDFVNRLKPEHLQSFWFFASKVNFTLIGTFGSLLWATAPAKEEAEFYKLRLSEYRWTLSVSSKRADFLDYAVSMLDASRAMLNNLAEKPTLAEQQVSNAGVPPAAPPRQYSSFSNMGPPQNPNGAGRYEHEDIDMEDDNDLRRMSSGESFEGFNDESQYGGSRPPTAGNSPRSQ, from the exons ATGACGGCAGTAGCAATGCAACAGCCCGCTATGGGCCCGCGTCCTGTTGTCTCAATTGCACCAGCCCGTCCTCGCACCATACACAAGTCTCCACCAGGCAAGGAGACTTTGAGCAAGCCTACCTCGAACAACGGCTCTGTATCTAACATCCGCTCACGGAGGGAACGCCCTTGTGACGCGTGCAGAAGGAGGAAAAGCCGCTGTGTGATACACGAGGGTGCTGCGCTGTGCGTCTTGTGCGAGTTTCACAAGCAAGAGTGTACGTTTGTACAAAGCCCACTGCCACGCAAGAGGAAAGTTGTCGACGGCGAGAAGAAGGACTCGCCCAACAACACCAAGAAGAG ATCTGTCGACTCTGACCCCCCGCCGCTAGCACTCTCAACGCCCACCATCACAGCAACTGCGCCGAGTCCCCCACCCCTAGCACCTCCCCCTCAACTATCGCAACTAGCGACCCTCCACTTGCCTCAACTTGGAGAGACGCTGGGCCTGCAACGCCGCCAACATAGCAGGTATATCGGTCTGAGTTCCCCCTTCGACTCGCTGCTCATTGGTCTCTCCCAATTCGATACCCGTAACGAGTCTACATTCGACCTTGGCACACTGCGAAGGGTAAACGATCATGAATGTTTCATTATGCTGCCTGACGAGAACACACAAGACTTCGCCGGCGAGTCTGAGGCTCTGAGCCAGGTCGAGCAGCTCGTGCACCCCCATGGTCCTGCTCTATTAGATCTGTACTTCCAAGTAGTACACCCGAATTACCCCATCATACAGAAGCACTTGTTCGTCGAGAGGTATCGCAATGGCGATCGCAGTTTTTCGCCAGCTCTCTTAGCCGGCATGTATATTTTGGCGCTCAACTGGTGGACCCTCAATCCCAAACTAGCAAACTACTCCAAGCCCGATGCATCCCGATTAGAGACTATTGCCATGAAGGCACTGACACTGGCCATGGAGCGACCAAAACTGTCAACTGTACAGGCAGGTTTGTTGCTGCTTCAACGTCCAGAAGCAGATTCGTGGAGTTTGACGACACAGTTGGTAGCCATTGGCCAAGAATTAGGACTTCACCTAGACTGCTCATCGTGGTCCGTACCCCTTTGGGAGCGTGGTCTGCGGAAGCGTATCGCGTGGGCGTTGTATATGCAAGACAAATGGAGTTCGCTCATCCACGGTCGACCATCGCACATATTCAACGCAAACTGGGCAGTGAAGCCTATTACGGAGGAAGACTTCGTCGAAGAGGGAGACGGATATGACACACGACAAGAAGAGACTGAAGACGAGCAAACAGACAATCACCGAGGCCGGATACTCTTCGCTCAGATGATTGGGTTAACTCAGATCATGGCAGAAGTCATGGACACTTTCTACACCCAGACGGCTATCCAAGATTTCGCCAATGCTGGGAAAAAGTCGACCGACATGATTCTTGCACGTGCTAAGCCTGTACAAATCAAGCTTCGTCAGTGGCACGAAAAACTGCCAGCGGAGGTCAAGATGACCGTGCCCGAGAAAGGGAAGCTCACGTCAACGGGATATCTGCACCTTGCATACTTCGCAACGGAGATTACACTCCATCGCCGCATTGTACAGTCGCTTGACTCCACGGTCCGGGACTCGTATGGCCTCTTCATGTGCCGCAACGCAGCAAAGACTCGCTTGATTTCTGCGATGGACTTTGTCAATCGACTCAAGCCAGAACACTTGCAGTCCTTCTGGTTTTTCGCATCAAAGGTCAACTTCACTCTGATCGGTACCTTTGGGTCGTTGTTGTGGGCGACAGCACCCGCCAAGGAAGAAGCCGAGTTCTACAAGCTACGACTATCGGAGTATCGCTGGACCCTCTCCGTTtcttcgaagcgcgctgATTTCCTTGATTACGCCGTCTCCATGTTGGATGCAAGCCGTGCCATGCTAAACAACTTGGCGGAAAAGCCTACTCTCGCAGAGCAGCAAGTCAGCAACGCCGGCGTGCCACCAGCGGCGCCTCCGAGACAGTACTCGTCCTTTTCGAACATGGGGCCGCCACAAAACCCCAATGGGGCAGGAAGATACGAACACGAAGACATCGACATGGAAGACGACAATGACCTCAGGCGGATGTCGTCGGGCGAAAGCTTCGAAGGTTTCAACGACGAGTCGCAGTATGGTGGTAGTCGGCCGCCAACGGCTGGCAACTCGCCTCGCTCACAGTGA
- a CDS encoding putative cyclin-dependent kinase regulatory subunit protein, whose amino-acid sequence MSAELDIDFTRRNKKPRPLSEHEKEKLDEFVDAIHYSARYSDDAYEYRHVQLPKQMLKVIPKDYFDGARGTLKLLWEEEWRALGITQSLGWEHYEVHEPEPHILLFKRPINYQPPMH is encoded by the exons ATGTCGGCCGAACTTGACATCGACTTTACGCGCCGAAACAAAAAGCCGCGCCCGCTTTCTGAACATGAGAAGGAGAAGCTGGACGAGTTTGTCGATGCGATCCACTACTCAGCCAG GTACTCGGACGACGCATACGAATACCGCCATGTACAACTGCCTAAGCAGATGTTGAAAGTCATCCCCAAAGACTACTTCGACGGCGCGCGAGGCACGCTGAAGCTGCTATGGGAGGAGGAGTGGAGAGCGCTGGGTATTACACAG AGTTTGGGATGGGAGCACTATGAAGTTCATGAGCCGGAACCGCACATCCTCCTGTTCAA GCGACCGATCAACTACCAACCTCCCATGCACTGA